A single window of Myxococcales bacterium DNA harbors:
- a CDS encoding helix-turn-helix transcriptional regulator, producing the protein MSIEVQLDLMLLTRKISLTELSERVGISITNLSILKTNKARAIRFSTLDAICRELECQPGDLLARTDPS; encoded by the coding sequence GTGTCCATTGAAGTACAACTCGACTTGATGCTCTTGACGCGGAAGATCAGTCTGACAGAGCTTTCAGAGCGCGTTGGGATTTCGATCACCAATCTGTCAATTCTGAAAACGAACAAAGCCCGTGCGATTCGATTCTCTACGTTGGATGCCATCTGTAGAGAATTGGAGTGTCAACCCGGTGACCTCCTGGCTCGTACCGATCCGTCGTAG
- a CDS encoding sulfatase-like hydrolase/transferase — MSELTQTARIAVFLIAILVLASPILAAPGNPSKPNIVLVLMDNFGYGEVGVYGGGVLRGAATPRIDSLASEGFRFTNYNVEAECVPSRAALMTGRYGIRTRLQEDGLPPRDIWYGITKYEYTLAEMLSDSGYATGIFGKWHLGDTEGRFPTDQGFDEWYGIPRSSDRAYWPDSTIFVEGFHPSAVFTYVMSGKRGQKPKQGEVYDRAKRATIDREITDHAIDFIKRKAKAKQPFFAYLPYTQTHDPADPHPDYKGKTKNGPFADVLAQTDAYVGELLDTIEELGLRENTIFIFTSDNGREGVPGSGGFTGPWRSEMFTPYEGSLRVPFLIRWPGKIPAKQVSNDIVHAVDLFPTLASWVGGKIPKDRTMDGVDQSDFLMGKSEKSARESIVIYVDNELFGVKWRNWKMLLKAIDGPSYAVKTFAYPTFYNLLVDPKEEHPQRNYNADTWVDYPLYQVLEDFQASLEKDPGTPDPNY, encoded by the coding sequence ATGTCGGAACTCACTCAAACCGCGAGAATTGCTGTCTTTCTCATTGCGATCCTGGTGTTGGCTTCCCCGATCCTGGCTGCGCCTGGGAATCCGAGCAAGCCGAACATCGTCCTCGTATTGATGGACAATTTCGGATACGGCGAAGTCGGCGTTTATGGCGGAGGCGTTTTGCGCGGAGCGGCGACGCCCAGAATCGACAGCCTCGCCTCCGAAGGTTTTCGATTCACGAATTACAACGTTGAAGCGGAATGCGTACCTTCGCGTGCGGCCCTGATGACCGGTCGTTACGGGATTCGCACCCGGCTGCAAGAAGACGGGCTGCCTCCCCGAGACATTTGGTACGGCATCACCAAGTACGAATATACGCTGGCGGAGATGCTGTCGGATTCCGGTTACGCGACGGGAATCTTCGGGAAATGGCATTTGGGAGACACCGAGGGCCGTTTTCCCACGGACCAGGGCTTCGACGAGTGGTATGGAATCCCCAGGTCATCGGACCGAGCCTACTGGCCGGATAGCACTATCTTTGTGGAAGGCTTCCACCCGAGTGCCGTGTTCACCTACGTCATGTCGGGAAAGCGAGGTCAAAAGCCCAAACAAGGGGAAGTGTACGACCGCGCCAAGCGCGCGACGATCGATCGCGAAATCACCGACCACGCCATCGATTTCATCAAGCGCAAGGCCAAAGCCAAGCAGCCTTTTTTCGCCTATCTCCCCTATACGCAAACCCATGATCCGGCCGATCCCCACCCCGACTACAAGGGCAAGACCAAAAACGGCCCCTTCGCCGACGTGTTGGCGCAAACGGATGCCTACGTGGGCGAGCTCCTGGATACCATCGAAGAGCTAGGGCTAAGAGAAAACACCATATTTATCTTTACATCGGACAATGGGCGCGAAGGCGTTCCGGGATCGGGTGGGTTCACCGGCCCCTGGCGAAGTGAGATGTTTACTCCCTATGAAGGTTCACTACGCGTACCTTTTCTAATCCGCTGGCCCGGGAAAATCCCAGCGAAGCAAGTATCAAACGACATTGTCCACGCGGTGGATCTCTTCCCCACATTGGCGAGCTGGGTAGGCGGCAAGATCCCGAAGGACCGAACCATGGATGGTGTTGACCAGTCTGATTTCCTGATGGGTAAGTCGGAGAAATCCGCTCGAGAGTCCATCGTCATTTACGTCGACAACGAACTCTTCGGTGTGAAGTGGCGCAACTGGAAGATGCTTCTCAAGGCAATCGATGGACCTAGTTATGCGGTCAAAACGTTCGCCTACCCGACATTCTACAATCTGCTAGTAGACCCAAAAGAAGAGCATCCCCAACGCAACTACAACGCGGACACCTGGGTAGACTATCCTTTGTATCAGGTTCTAGAAGACTTCCAAGCATCGCTCGAGAAAGATCCCGGCACTCCGGATCCCAACTACTAG
- a CDS encoding IS630 family transposase — protein sequence MQKQDGRALDHKTLEEIRIRAVQSVEAGESPEDVIRTLRFGRTVIYSWLAKYREGGIDALRAKAISGRPSKMTGRQLQWVYKTVTGKNPLQLRFEFALWTRSMIRELIREKFGVRLSEVSVGRMLRKLGLSPQRPLRRAVERDPELVETWRKKQFPEIRRLAKKERATLYFSDEAGVRSDFHAGTTWALKGQTPIVPATGQRFGMNLISAISPRGDFRFMTVEGRMNAEKFIEFLKRLLHNAPRPIFLVVDRHPSHRAKKVLAFVRSTEGRLRLFFLPPYAPDLNPDEHVWNHLKNHGVGKQAIRSRDQFRKVVLAHMRSLQRLPDLIRSFFRDPHLRYILE from the coding sequence ATCCAGAAGCAAGATGGTCGTGCTCTCGATCACAAGACACTCGAAGAGATCCGCATCCGCGCCGTGCAGAGCGTTGAAGCCGGCGAAAGTCCCGAGGACGTGATTCGTACGCTGCGGTTCGGTCGCACCGTCATCTACAGCTGGTTGGCGAAGTATCGGGAAGGAGGGATCGACGCACTTCGGGCGAAGGCGATTTCGGGACGCCCATCCAAGATGACGGGAAGGCAGCTCCAATGGGTCTACAAGACGGTGACGGGTAAGAACCCCCTTCAGCTTCGATTCGAGTTCGCGCTGTGGACGAGGTCGATGATTCGCGAGTTGATTCGCGAGAAGTTCGGCGTCCGCTTGAGCGAAGTGTCCGTGGGCCGGATGCTTCGCAAGCTCGGGCTCAGCCCACAGAGGCCACTCCGCCGAGCGGTTGAGCGCGACCCCGAGCTCGTGGAAACATGGCGTAAGAAGCAGTTCCCTGAGATTCGCAGATTGGCCAAGAAAGAACGGGCCACCCTCTACTTTTCCGACGAGGCAGGCGTTCGCTCGGACTTTCATGCCGGCACCACCTGGGCGCTGAAGGGGCAGACCCCCATCGTGCCCGCGACCGGCCAGCGTTTCGGCATGAATCTGATCTCCGCGATCAGCCCGCGTGGTGACTTCCGATTCATGACGGTGGAGGGGCGAATGAACGCGGAGAAGTTCATCGAGTTCCTCAAGCGCCTCCTCCACAACGCGCCTCGCCCAATCTTTCTGGTCGTCGATCGCCATCCATCGCACCGCGCCAAGAAGGTGCTCGCGTTCGTGCGATCGACAGAGGGACGCCTCCGGCTCTTCTTCTTGCCGCCGTACGCCCCCGATCTGAATCCCGACGAACACGTCTGGAACCACCTGAAGAACCACGGAGTCGGCAAGCAAGCGATCCGGAGTCGCGACCAGTTTCGAAAAGTCGTACTGGCCCACATGCGATCGCTTCAGCGGCTGCCTGACTTGATCCGTAGTTTCTTTCGAGACCCGCACCTTCGATACATTCTCGAGTGA
- a CDS encoding FAD-dependent oxidoreductase: MSYRSISFWFDSLGAEPKLRSPLPGDRDVDVAIVGGGFTGLWTAYYLMRADPSCRVAVIERETAGFGASGRNGGHCVALLHGLEDFFERDPQGAADLREAIKATVDEVGAICKAEGIEADFHKGGGLYLATNARQAKRLREDLEFEREIGWTEEDVYWLEPEEVTARIRISSNCGGTFNANTASLNPAKLARGVADAAERRGASIYEQTTALEVEPGRVRTSHGSVRAPRIVMALDAHATLLPGRRRNVMPIYEHMIATEPLSDQIWEEVGLSERGLFGDCSRLFTYAQRTADNRIVIGGRDYGYHFGSAINARFEKSPRVERMLVDALREMLPQLGEFAVTHRWGGVLGMPRDFTSAILIDETTGIAGVESYTGEGVCPSNLAGRTLCDFALGRKTPLVELPWVGHRSPQWEREPMRWLGNTAARALLRSTDRADARGRNYPIRERLLRAMDLDG, translated from the coding sequence ATGTCCTATCGCTCAATCAGCTTCTGGTTCGACTCGCTTGGCGCGGAGCCCAAGCTGCGATCACCGCTGCCAGGTGACCGCGACGTCGATGTGGCGATCGTCGGCGGTGGTTTCACTGGATTGTGGACTGCGTACTATCTAATGCGCGCCGATCCCTCGTGTCGCGTCGCGGTCATCGAGCGCGAAACGGCTGGGTTTGGCGCGTCGGGGCGCAATGGCGGCCACTGCGTCGCCCTGCTCCACGGCCTGGAGGACTTCTTCGAACGCGATCCGCAGGGCGCAGCCGACTTGCGCGAGGCGATCAAGGCAACCGTCGACGAGGTGGGCGCCATCTGCAAAGCCGAGGGAATCGAAGCGGACTTCCACAAGGGGGGAGGCCTCTACCTGGCGACCAATGCGCGCCAGGCAAAGCGGCTTCGTGAGGATTTGGAATTCGAGCGAGAAATCGGATGGACGGAAGAGGATGTCTACTGGCTCGAACCCGAAGAGGTCACGGCTCGCATCCGCATCTCCTCGAACTGTGGTGGCACCTTCAATGCGAACACCGCCTCCCTCAACCCCGCGAAACTCGCACGCGGTGTGGCCGATGCCGCCGAGCGCCGCGGCGCGTCGATCTACGAGCAGACCACCGCGCTCGAGGTGGAGCCCGGTCGAGTGCGCACTTCGCACGGCAGCGTGCGAGCGCCTCGTATCGTGATGGCGCTCGACGCGCACGCCACGCTGCTACCCGGGCGTCGACGAAACGTCATGCCCATCTACGAACACATGATTGCTACCGAACCGCTATCGGATCAAATCTGGGAAGAGGTCGGCCTTTCGGAGCGAGGGCTCTTTGGCGACTGCAGCCGCCTGTTCACCTACGCGCAGCGCACGGCGGACAACCGGATTGTGATTGGCGGGCGGGATTATGGCTACCATTTCGGCTCGGCGATCAATGCTCGCTTTGAGAAGAGCCCGCGTGTCGAGCGAATGCTCGTCGATGCCTTGCGCGAAATGCTTCCGCAGCTTGGAGAGTTCGCCGTCACCCACCGCTGGGGTGGTGTGCTCGGAATGCCGCGAGATTTCACCTCAGCCATCTTGATCGACGAGACGACGGGTATCGCAGGCGTGGAGAGCTACACGGGCGAAGGGGTGTGTCCCAGCAACCTGGCGGGACGAACGCTGTGCGATTTTGCGCTCGGTCGAAAGACGCCACTGGTCGAACTTCCCTGGGTGGGTCACCGATCGCCGCAGTGGGAGCGGGAACCGATGCGCTGGCTCGGCAACACCGCCGCGCGGGCTCTCCTCAGGTCGACCGATCGCGCGGACGCACGGGGCCGCAACTACCCCATTCGCGAGCGACTGCTTCGCGCGATGGATCTCGATGGCTAG
- a CDS encoding sulfatase-like hydrolase/transferase has protein sequence MATRRRQRSRWGTRSATAGYRQSAYPGAAFTYVMSAKRGQKPKELEVYGRAKRRTIDREITDHAIDFIKRKADTKQPFFAFLPYTQTHEPVDPHPDFKGKTGNGSFADVLAQTDAYVGELLDTIDKLGLKENTIFIFTSDNGREGVPGSFGFTGPWRGSMFSPYEGSLRVPFLIRWPGKIPPQRVSNEIVHAVDLFPTLANWVGGKVPKDRTMDGADQSGFLMGKSEKSARESVMIYVGNEVFGLKWRNWKLLFKEMAEHSPYAVRTLAYPSVYNLLIDPKEEVPELNYLADTWVDAPLYQVLEDFQASLEKDRGTPGP, from the coding sequence CTGGCGACACGTCGCCGACAGCGGTCTCGGTGGGGAACGCGATCAGCGACAGCAGGATACCGGCAATCAGCGTACCCAGGGGCCGCGTTCACCTACGTCATGTCGGCAAAGCGAGGTCAAAAGCCCAAAGAACTGGAAGTGTACGGCCGCGCCAAGCGCAGGACGATCGATCGCGAAATCACCGACCACGCCATCGATTTCATCAAGAGAAAGGCCGATACCAAGCAACCTTTTTTCGCCTTTCTCCCCTACACCCAAACCCACGAACCCGTCGACCCTCATCCTGACTTCAAGGGCAAGACCGGAAATGGGAGTTTTGCTGATGTTTTGGCACAGACGGATGCCTACGTGGGCGAGCTCCTGGATACGATCGACAAGCTAGGACTCAAAGAAAACACCATATTTATCTTTACATCGGACAATGGGCGCGAAGGCGTGCCTGGATCGTTTGGATTCACCGGTCCCTGGCGAGGCAGCATGTTTTCTCCCTATGAAGGTTCCTTACGCGTGCCTTTTCTAATCCGCTGGCCCGGAAAGATTCCTCCGCAGCGAGTATCAAACGAGATTGTCCACGCGGTGGATCTGTTCCCCACATTGGCGAACTGGGTAGGTGGCAAGGTTCCGAAGGACCGAACCATGGATGGTGCCGACCAGTCTGGTTTTCTGATGGGTAAGTCGGAGAAATCCGCTCGAGAGTCTGTCATGATTTACGTTGGCAACGAGGTTTTTGGCTTGAAATGGCGCAATTGGAAATTGCTTTTCAAAGAGATGGCTGAACACAGTCCGTATGCGGTCAGAACATTGGCTTATCCCTCGGTCTACAACCTGCTCATAGACCCAAAAGAAGAAGTACCCGAACTCAACTACCTCGCCGACACCTGGGTCGACGCTCCGTTGTATCAGGTTCTAGAAGACTTCCAAGCCTCGCTCGAAAAAGATCGCGGCACTCCGGGTCCCTAG